In bacterium, the DNA window ACGAAAGTTTATTATCGTGAGGAAATTCGGTCTTGACCATCGCCGGAAATTCAATGAAAAATCTAAGGATATTGTCTTTAACTCAGCTATTTCCTAATTCTCAACAGCCGCAATTTGGAGTTTTTGTCAAGGAGCGGCTGAGATATATGGCTAAGCTTTGCGAGTTGAAAGTAGTGGCGCCTGTGCCCTGGTTCCCGCCCCTAAAATTGTTTAAGAAATGGTATAAGTTCTCTCAGATTCCTTTTCGTGAAGAGATAGATGGTTTAGAGGTTTACCACCCCCGATTTATTGTGCTCCCCAAGATAGGCCGGTCATTATATGGATTTTTATATTTTTTAGCGGTGGTGCCTCTTCTGAAGAGGATAGCCAAGGAGTATCCGTTTGATCATTTAGATGTGCACTGGGCATATCCGGACGGCTTTGCCGGGATATTATTGGCTAAATTATTGAAAAAGACGGTAAGCATTACTGTTCGGGGAGTAGATATAATTTCTTTCACCAGATACTCTTTATTGAGGCGGTTAATTGTATATGCTCTAAAAAGAGCCGATCTGACCATCGCCGTATGCGATGATTTAAAAAGAAGGGTTTTAGATTTAGGTGTTGGGCGGGAAAAAGTAGTGACCGTCTCTAATGGTGTAGATGTAGACAGGTTTTATATGATAGAAAAAATATCTACCAGAGAGGCACTAAAGTTGCCGTTGGAGAAGACAATTATCCTTTCTGTGGGGCATCTTATTGAACGGAAGGGCTTTCATTACTTGATAGAAGCGGTCTCAAAGATAGTGACCGCCGGCCGGAAAGATATTTTGTTGCTGGTAATAGGCGAGGGGGAATACCGGCCTATATTAGAAAGACAGATTGAGAATTTGGGGCTTTCTGATTTTGTAAGGTTGATGGGGGCTAAATCCCATACCGAGCTTTATAAATGGTACAGCGCGGCTGATCTGTTTTGTCTGGTAAGCAACAGTGAAGGGTGGGCTAATGTGATTCTGGAGGCGCTGGCCACGGGCACGCCTGTAGTAGCTACCGCCGTAGGTGGTCTGCCGGAGATAATTCCTTCAGAAGAGTATGGTATTTTGGTTGAAGATCAAGATGTGGGTAAATTAGCCAGGGCCATAGAGCGGGCTTTGGACAAAGAATGGGAGACCGGTAAATTGATAGCTTATGCCCAAGAAAATAGTTGGAATAAATGTGCCGGCAAAGTTTTGGAAAGAATTGAGGCCATTGCTTCTTCGTAGACATCTGGTAGTCTGGTGTCTGGTAGTCTGGTTGTCTGTCTGGTAGGCGGAACACCAGGCCACCAGACACCCGGTGACCATATTACTCGATGTTCAAGGTTTTCTTATAAACCGCTAAAGCGGTTGC includes these proteins:
- a CDS encoding glycosyltransferase family 4 protein; the protein is MAKLCELKVVAPVPWFPPLKLFKKWYKFSQIPFREEIDGLEVYHPRFIVLPKIGRSLYGFLYFLAVVPLLKRIAKEYPFDHLDVHWAYPDGFAGILLAKLLKKTVSITVRGVDIISFTRYSLLRRLIVYALKRADLTIAVCDDLKRRVLDLGVGREKVVTVSNGVDVDRFYMIEKISTREALKLPLEKTIILSVGHLIERKGFHYLIEAVSKIVTAGRKDILLLVIGEGEYRPILERQIENLGLSDFVRLMGAKSHTELYKWYSAADLFCLVSNSEGWANVILEALATGTPVVATAVGGLPEIIPSEEYGILVEDQDVGKLARAIERALDKEWETGKLIAYAQENSWNKCAGKVLERIEAIASS